Sequence from the Molothrus ater isolate BHLD 08-10-18 breed brown headed cowbird chromosome 13, BPBGC_Mater_1.1, whole genome shotgun sequence genome:
taaagaatgctacaAACGAGCTCAATTTGATGATATGCAATCTGCCAGATTAAGATCAAACCCAATACCTTTATCTGTTCCTGCTTCCTGCAAGGGTGTCTGTCTTCTCAGTCTCCTTTGTGCTTCTGCCTGGTGTCCAACACTGCACACAGGGGGCCTTGCCACATCCCCAGTGTTTCCTGCACCATGTTGTGGGTAAGGGTACGATTCTTTATTTGCATTACTCACTAGCTCTTCATATTTCTGAAATTGAAAAACACTTCCTGAAAacacaacacagcaaaaaaagcatTCCACACCACAACCAATCCTGGTCACCAAGTAGCTTTAGGAATTTTAACACAGGTACTTTAAACCTGCAGTAGAACCACAGATTAGAAGTCAAAttgtaaagaaaacatcttttctcTGATATAGAAGTTGTATTTAGCATAAATCATTGCAACAGCAGTGCCTGAATATCTTGAGTATTATTTGGAAATGTCAGTAGCCCTTAACATTGCAGAACTATACCCTGTCTTTGAACAGCTGAAGACAACttgctttttaaagagaaaagacaTTACTAGGAAATTAGAAAGAGTTCAGTAGATAAGGTGGTTCAAGCCAACCAATGTTTTGAGATTCAAGGGCATATTAAACAGTTTACCAAGAGACATTTCATTTCCACTGCAAAAGGTGCATaaggcaaaggaaaatattattctCTTTATCATCGTGGATATGACTTGTGACATGAAAACCTTTCAGACCCACTTGCTGAACAGAAATATATTAACATGAAAGAAATGGTAACATCTCATCTTCTCTTGAAAAACAaggtattttctctttcttattcTCAGATAATTCCCCAGCTATTAACTGCTGGGTAGCAATGGCATTTCCGGTGGGATGCTCCCCACAACAAAAAACTTATTACAAGCATAAGCACTGCAAGAAGAGGAATCTGctaaaacaacagaaacaagGGCTTTGGGACACAATTTGACTTAGCCACTTAGCCCCAAACTCCTCTAGAAGAGGGTAAGACATCTTTCCTCATTCGAGCAGGCACACTGAAAAAGATTTCCTAGAGACACAATAAAATAGGCAAGACTTTTATTCCCAAAACAGAACTGACTGACAAACTGACCTACTGCAGGCAACTTgcaaaaaggatttttagttCTGCAAGGTTTTCATCTTTATTTGTataaagaggaggaaaaaaaaagtgtaacaTGATCCACAATCACTGTCCAATCACCACTGCAAACTGGATTTTGCATTAGCGATGCAAAAATCTGAGGTGAGTTCTGTCATTACAGCCCATCAAAGAGATTACAAAAGCCTTTAACAGACTCCCAACCTCAAGCAGGTGGACTAATCTCCTTAATTTACAAGTCTTTGTATAAATGGCATTCCTAAGCTGACCTTCTCTTCTTTAAAGACTCAAGATATCAAAGCTACACCCTTTTCCATTTCACTTGTTGATGGTAAATTTAGTCTCCTTTCAGTTCTAGAGTACATTTATCAATGAACACAAATGttgaattttctatttttcacaatTACATGGATATTTCATGGAAGAAAACAGGCCTTAGTGACTTCTCAAATCCCTTTTCCAATTGGCAGTTATAACTTACAGAAGCATTACCTCTTGCCATTCTCgctctttcttttccagaatcGTGCAGACTGTGGTTCTATAGGCCTTTTGTAAACAAGCCTTCAGTTTGTCTTTGCCTTGACTGGTTAATTGAACATGAGATTCAAAACCCTTGTCCTTCCAAGAATGTTTACTCTGTGTGCACTTGACCAGTTCTTCATGAATTTCTCTCAACAAATACTCCAGCTCAAGCAGAGTTTTCTCCTCATACCCATTCATTTCATCCTGCAGCCTCTTGGCTTCCTGAGCCTCCCATTCCCGCTGCTTTTGCTCTAGTAACATCTtgatttctgcctctttctgAATGGAGAGGTCATTCTTCTGCTTTGCAAGGTCCTCCTTTGCTGTTGCAAGGACCTCTTTAATTCTGTTTCTATGATCATCTAAGAATGATTGGTAGTCTCTCTCATTTTGCTCTTGTATCTGCAgaatttcttcttgcttttctttgttccaCTGCACACGGGCTTTTGCTAGTTCTGCTTTGACAGCTGCAGGGATTTCCTCTTTCTTTAGCTCCAATTCCCTCCTCAgagaaattatcttttcttcAAGTTCTTTAACTCTTAGTCCAGATGTCTCTGTACTTTCATattctttcttccatttctcctcagcagctgagAGAACCATGGCTAACTGGGAAATAAACAACACAGTCATTAGAAATACATACACACATTCATAGATAGACAAAACATAACTCTGAGTCATTAAAAATCCATTGGagattttttcaatttatttaataaaaattaaacctATATAGGCTTTTCCTTTTATAGGGAAACATCTTTCCTTAGTGACTCCCTGTGCCTATGTCTACATTCATTCCAGTACTATATGGGATTTGGAAGATTTAACTGTTTATCAACACACATATAGTAGTATTTTGGGCTACCTGCTCTGCTGTAGTCTTTTGGtgttccttttcccatttttcttgttctgtctTTAGATTTAGTTTGTACTCTTGCAGCCACTTGGCACAAGCTTGGGCTAAAGCTGCATCTACCtttaaacagataaaaaacCTGCTTCAGTAGGTAGGTAGGTACactgaatacatttttattattactttcaTGTAACAGTGCAAGAACAGATTTCAGTTTGGATTGCCTAAGTTTATAGAAATCAAAAGAATCAGACCAGCAGCACTTCATGCATTTCTTGATGCAAAAATCAtgccaaaattaaaaatactacatttatttttaacaaaatagtATAAAATCTAAGTGTTGGCTCAGTTCTGTTCAGAACTTCTGCAAAACTTGTTTAACAGtgtgaaaaacaaaccacatgCTACAGTTTTTTCAGAACTTTAAGAACTCTATTTCTAATAGAGCAAGTATCAATACTAAACTTAAGAGGAAGTTAGTGAAGGAAgtccactttctttttttttttttttaaggtgacTAAAGTGGACACAGCAGTTTTAGAGACTCCAGGTAGATAGAACACTTATTTGTTACCTGGCTGGCAAGatttttacagtatttattttccagttctaATTGAAATGCTTTTAAGGCCTCTTCAGaggctgtattttctttcagagcCTTCTGGATCTGCAGCCTCTGGTCTTCAACAGTCCCTTCTAACTCTTTAGTTGAAGCTTCATCCACAACTTGGTCAGTTTGGCAGCTGCAGTCATTACATTCAACTACAGTTCTTCTCACTTCTTCCAGCCTACTTTGCCATTCTCTTTCTAATTTGGCAAAGACTTGTTCTTTATTCTaaggaaaaagatatttcttttaagaaaatctCTCCAGTGTTTAAATCAACAGATTTCACTGGCGTTTAGCAAATGAAACACTGTTCACATCAATGATCCTCCCTAACAGGAGAAGAACAAAAACCATGCACAGAGGGAGTTTGGTGAGTCATCAGAGCTTTCTCCTATGGGATAGGATCATTTCTACATGATACCAGAATGCATAACCTTCACTCAAGCATTAGGGTGGAAAACTCCAGCATATTACCAGCTGTGACATCCAGGGTGTTCTGTTTGTTACTTTGCAAGGTCTtgggtttctttaaaaatatgaaacatgTATAATATCTAATGACTCCTtcagagcttttaaaatgaCAAATCCTTAACAGCCACTTCCAATGGCAGAATAGTAGCACATAAATTAAAGTTCTGTTcctgaaaataaacagcaaaacaacaacaaaaaaattgaaattccCTGATCTAAGTTTCAtacctccttttcttccttttcccagtgAACTTTGGCTAAGGCAACTTCCTCTTGAACTTGCTGGTTTTTCTCTTCCAGCCACTGCTTctttgctgctgccatggaCCTGATGTGTTCCTCTTCAAGCTCAGTCCTTAGAAGTTTTAGGGAGAGTTCTTTTTCTTCTAGTAGCTGTTTCTTGAGctagaccaaaaaaaaaataaatgaagtattCTCCAAGGCACAACTGCTCTGGTACAAAACTATGAGAATGCATGAGACACGTGATTAACTCTCTAGAGGCTCTGCACTGATCTTACAGATGACACCTAGACAAGAGATTTAACTCtcaaaaaaggtgttttaagatATTATATCAGAGATTATTATAGGCTATTGCCATAAAGTAGGTTTTCATATCAAGCATCTTTACTGCCCTCATACTTTGAACTGCACCTCTTTGCTCTACTTGCTTACCCAGGCAGCTGATCTGCTTCAGTCATTGCACACTGGTATCTtcataaaagcaaagcttttaaTCAAATCAGTCTGAATTCATTACTACTTTAAAAAACCACTGTGTTTTTCGTATCAGTTTTATATAGTTTTGTATCATCATTCAGGgttttttgaaaatgtcttATGAATGTAAAAGCTCATACTGCTGACTAAGCATCCTCAGAAGTCAGAATTATGGAAGTTCACTATATGAAAACAAACAGCTATTGGAAAGAGTTACTTGTACAGTATTTCTAAACCCAGAACACAACACCagcttaatgaaaaaaatcactaagTTATATGTATGAGCTTTCTGATTCAGCTGCATCTCTTCCAAGTAGGTTCTGCAAAcatttacaaaattaaatacacTCTGTTTTCAAGATGTAATATTAATGAGTGAAATTATATGGTTTATAGGCAATTCCATTTGTACCTTctcttccttcagctgctgctcttgttGAAATTTCTGTCTTAAAGTAGTTTCCAAGGTTTCCTTTTCCTGACAAACTCCAATGTAACATTCCTTCACTGCAGTAATCTCTTTGTTCAGCTCCTCTATGTTATCCCTTCAAAGGACAGATTACTTATTATCAACTGGCCTCAGAAGACAGCAAGCCAGCTTTAAAATAAGTGTAACTAGCAGTGAAAGTCAGACAGGAAACATGAAAGTTTcagtaaaaatggaaataatgcTAAGTCTTACTTTAACTGCGAGATTGTCTCTTCAGAAGTTTgaagaagcagctgcttttccacagCAAACCTCTCCATCAGCTCCTTCTCAAAATGTGCTTTGGTGTCCTCATGATGTTGCTGATAAGTTCTTTCACATCTACAAttccaagaaaggaaaaataacctGATTTTAACTACCTAGGTTcaattttctgtaagaaaatatctttctaACATTGACCTCCTCTTGTACCTGATAGCTGGAACAAGATTATGTGTGCAGGATGAAAATCCACAAATTCAACTAAACTAAGTTAACAGACTTACCTGTCAATGGCCTCTTGCTTATCATGATCAAACTCCTGAACCATCTTTCTCATCTGACAACAGAGGTCTTGATTTaagcttttcagtttttcttcattttccttcagttctTCAATAGTTGAAGTATGGGCCTGGACAAACAAGGGTCAAGTAATATGGGGTTGTAAGAACCTTTTCTAATCAGAGATTTTTAGCATGggatgggggttttttgtgattttttttttctgtagtggTAAGCAGCATCTCTGTCTTACCTCAACTTGCTGTAGCAAAGCTTCATTAGCCTTTTTGAGTCTGAGAACTTCTTCCTTTAGATTATCAGAAGCATCCTTCAAATTTGTGACaggctaaaaataaataaaattaagatgATATCTTTCAAGACATAAATGATTTAGCAGTTAATGCTTAAAAAGTTCAGTTGTCAAATAAAAATTGTGCTTAAAAAGttcagttttcaaataaaaattgtacttaaaaatacagagaattaTTGCACTGCaagttcacagaatcactgctATTCTAGATGAATTCTTAAAGCTTTGCAGAAGCACACACTCAGTGTAGTGTTTGCAAGCTGAATGACAACAGCCATCCAACAGAGAGCACACTTCCCACATACACTGTATTCCTATCCCACATCCAGGTCTCCACGTACAGATACTGCACCTCTGATCAATCCACAGAGGGAAGGCAATAATGGGGTGAAGAGAGATGCAATATCAAGGAGATTTCTTTTCGATGAAATTACCCATGAAGGCCCTCTGAAGGCAATCTGTTAAATGTTCTGATTGTATAATCTAATGGTACTATCAGCTCTCTTGCAGAAATTACAAGGTCTTTTGGCTAAAGAAAACCATATTTTTCCTATGAAATTTACTTCTAACATAAGCAGGGCAGACACCAGACACTCTCAAGCATATAATACATCATTTTAGGACTCAATAATGCATAGGCTGCCCAGGTTCTGCTtcagttcttttcttttcaaccAAAGATACAAACCCAGAGTTGCTATGAATACTCAGCTGTGCATAAATTTTTGATCTCTTCTTATGAGaagctttggttttgttcacCAAAACCAGGAATACTTGACTTTTAAAGAAGTGTAAAAGAACAAACCTCTGAATCTCTtgatgctttttctgctttcaactGCTTGTATTCCTCTAGTGTCTTCTGGCAATCCTTAAGACTATTTTGTAGTTGAGTAATCTGGTTTCTCTTCATTTTATTACTGTTCAATAAACGTTCCAGCTCAGCTTTTAATTCTACAATAATTTCATCTTTAGAGAGTTCTTTATCCATGTCTCTGTTCTGTATTGCACTATCAGGAAAGACACAACCAGTTCAgtatttaagaaacaaaaatcatttAGCTGAAAGGCAGTGGTAGCAAAGAGAAAAGTAACTAATGCTACCAGAAATACCAGGATGTCTAAGATGTAATAGTAAAAAGCATAAGAGGACATGAATATCAAAGCTTTTCCATCAAGTTGCAATTAATTTACAGAGAACTTGTTAATTCAGCTGTTTCCTCAAAAGAATCATTCTCACACAATGAGAAGAGTTTTAAAGCAACTCCACTGGTTGATGTAAAAGACAGCCTTAGCTTCAAGCAACTGTGTGGAGTCTTTGAGCAAGAAAAGTATCCATGAATATAATTCAACAACTAAAGGAACAGCAACATAGTCCCTATAAAATCTGAAGACTTATTAAATAGCAACCAAGATTATTAATTGGTTTTATGGTATTAGTACAGTTCTGTTTCTCAGATTACCTGGCAATACAAGCAGTATTTCAATTATCTATCAAAAACCTATTTGTTGATCCAGTAGAACCCTCTTTTTACACATAACTTGCATGATTTCTTAaggatttaaaatttttctttccacaagAATCACTCAATACCTGCAGAATTTTGGCTTCTTCCctgtgatatttttaattcCCAGCTCTACATAGGAATCACCCAGGCTCGTAGGTCGCTCTCCACCTGCATCATTCAAAAATACTCCAAGCTTGGCAGCAGATTCATACAAAgctatttcttctttcagttccATTAATTCTTCCTGAAaggaagagacaggaaaaaaaaaaaattacactgacCAGAGAGACTCCAAGACAACATAACAGGCCCATGATAACTctaccaaagaaaacaaacacatggAGCTCTTCCTTCTCAATGTAGTTGTATTTAGCTGCATTTAGTTGAATTGTCTAGCATTAACTTATTTATACtttcacttttcatttctgaTACCTCTAGCAAAGCATACATTAAAACTAAAAACTTGTTAAAATATACAAGAAATATTCCCTATTGTTCTTGTTACAGTCCATCTATGAAGTattatttcttttgctcttcTGCATTCCTGCTGTCCTTGTACAGCAAAATGGATGACAACAGAAAAGTACATACCTGGAGAAACAGCTATTACTCTAGTACTTAGTAGGAATCACAGTTTCCAAGACAACAGATTTAAATCAAACATGTGAATTGGAAACACAGACTTCCACTGATGCTTTACAGAGGACTTTGTAGCACTCCCTTTAGCTGACAAAGGATAAATTTCAGAACATGGTATTCTCCTCCTTGAATGACAGGACTACAAGCACACAGAATTtacattcaatttttttccaaaagcaggTTGGACAGAAGCATGATATCAGATTTGTGCCAATCCAATTGCCCAGCTGTGTTTTAAttggtggggagggaggaagtCCAACATGCAACACTGGGAGAGGAAGTAGTCAAAGATGATGTACTTGTTTCctccaaaaatttaaaatgtttcaacCACCAACCTCTAAGTAATAATGCCTCTCCCCCCCACcatcaaatgaaaacattttattcaaGCATAAAATATCAATAAAATTAACCTGCAAAGCCTTGTTCATGTTGTTGCTTATCATCTGTGCAGACTGAGCTTGCTGCAATTGAAACCGTAACTGATTCGTCTCCTGCATTGAGCCTATTGtaggagaaaagggagaaaaagagcaagTCAGAAACATGCAAGAAAGTCCACGCAATCTGAAGATCCCTATTAAAAATAGCAGTGTTGATTCTGGCAATAGACATTACTGTTTCTATTTCCTTGGGCTCACTAACAGTTACTAAATACATTGCTATGAAAAGACTTCAATGTGTGAAGGTAGGCAAAAGTCAAACACACAAACTGCAAAACATTCCACAATCTATTTCTATGATACAGGTTTCCAAAAATCAGCCTCCAGCTCCCAAAATAATTCTTCTCACCAGGACTTGAATTCAAGTCAAGCACCTCAATACAAAATTAAGTAACTTGCATCCAAACCCTGTTGTTTAGTAGGAAACAAGGTTTACACACATGCAGCACAAAATACGTATGAAAACTTTAATCactgttgtttggggtttggagaTGATGTctacttttatttctatttggTTTTCACATCTTAGTCTAGAATGAACTTTCAATCTGACTAATCCACTGCATAGCAAACAGTCTAGAACACAATTAGCTTGATCTTGATTCTACTTCCATAGAAACATCAACATGCAATttcacatttggaaaaaaatgaagatatttcTGCAAGGCAAGGTAATAGTATGAGTAAAAGGCTGACCTGTTTGGAGTAAATTTGCACACTGCTTTTGGCTTTCTTCTAGGCTTCTTGTCAGTcgatttattatttcagttttttcacATTTGGTTTCTTCCAACAATTTTTCAAGTTGCTTAACATGCTCTCCTAGATTTTTGCAAAGCTCTTTCTAGGAAGAGAGTATTTTTACTCATTTTACAAACATTTAAGCACCTAGAACTGTTTCAGATACAGAAAAATTCAATACATACAggataaaggagaaaaataatcaatcaGATACCTAAAGGGGTAGAGGACAGTTAAATCAATCACAGATCAAACACCTATCCTTGGCTGACAAGAGACCTCCTACGGCATCAAAGTTCAGTTTTCATTGGGAAGCAGTAATTGTACTCATATATAAACATACACGGATGAGAATCATTTCATATTTCCTAGAGCAGTTACTTTTCAGCACATCAGATTATCTCCTGTAATTAATCACATACACTTAGTctattgcagaaaaaaatcaagccttCACATGATATCAAGCAATCAGTTTATTTTAACTGAGCTTAAGCCAAGCTAGCAAGTGCCAATACTCTGGAAAAGAGGAACTGTAGTTTCTTTTTCACGGATATACAAAGTAGACATTTATTTGGCATTACTTAGTTACctacacagccctgggaggcaCAGAGCTTTGTACCTACACCTTTTGACTTTTCTATCTTCTCTCAAAAAACAGATCTCCCTCTTTGAATACCCCAAAAATGCTACCATATATTTTACAGTAGAGACAAAGTTGTATAAGCTTTGTTATGGTACTAACAGACAAAAATTCAGCAGTGCATTTTGTTTAGAAGCAAGTACCAGTCACCTTTCCAAGTACACATCCCATCTATTTCTATATGTTGAGACAAGAATTagagaaatgtaattttattttctttatgcgAAATAAGAGGAAAATGTATTAAGACCTGCCTGGAATACATTGTTTGAATATTTCTAATAGTGGAATGGAGTCTTATGACATATCAAGTGGAATAATTTCAGTGAGCTCTACAACCATGTAACACAATCTATATCAAACTCCATCTTAAAGACAGCCTTTTACcccttctctgtttttaaatCCTTACTTCTAAAATAAAGTCACTGTTGAATGGTTAGTCATCCTTCAGCATTCTGAGACCAAATCTTGGCAGACTTGGCAGACAAATCTTGTTCAATAAaaagtttttcttgtttttttcttgcaagaaaacattattttttaattagtccttttctttcccagttaTTTGCAGAACTTCTTCAAAAAAAGATTGTGCACAGAAGGAAAGCTCAGGAGAGCAACTAAGACAATGAatttctgcctcctctgcaTCTGCTATGTACAAACTCACAATTTGAATTTATGACTGCCTGCAGATGTTTATGAAAACATACCACATAGGCCTCATAATATTGAGACTTTCCATTTTCTTAGCAGCTTCCAGAAGGAGTTCTTAGAATTGTAGGTCAAGAAATGCAGTTTGGGAAACATGGGGAGCTCTACAGTGTCTCCAGTACCATACTCAGCAtcctaaaataatttctcaccTGCTCTCTGAGTGCAGATTGTGTAGTGTCAAGCTTCTGCTCTAATGCCAATACTTGCTGTTCATACTTCTGTTTGAGTGCAGAAATAATGGCCTCATGTTGTTCTCTGGCTCGCTGGAGGGCATCTGATCTCTGAAGTTCTAACAGCTGCTTCTGCATGCTTTCCATGGCCACCTCTGCCACTTTGGATTGCTTCAGTATCTGTAGGAACAGTATGACAGTAGTTCCTAGTTACATACATTTCACTGTTGCTCCAATATTCTGTACAtcagttccttttttttgtgCAGAAGTTGCCACAAGTCCTCAGATGATGCTGTTTTCATACACAGGATTTTCAACCAATGAATCCTATCCATCCAGTTTGTATTTAGCTTTTGCAATGATCATGACCAGCATTTCAAGAGACTAGCACTTCTGTCTAATGCAAGTGCACCACAAATTGAACTGTAGAGGTCTTTCAAATAAACAGTCTAAAAATATTCACAGTACCTGCTCCTCATTGGTAGTAAGAGTCTGAATTTGAGTTTCAAGGGCCTTGATTTGACCTTCAAGATGCGTTTCCCGTTCCTTTCCATTCTGATAGAGTTTCTGAGACTCATGAAGACTAAGAGCCAAACCATCCTTTTCATCTGAAGAAAGAGACATAACTGTGTGACAACCATGGCCAGCCACCCAAGAGCTGCATGCAACACGACCATTCACTACCTGCTCTACAGAACCATTCACTCTGCCCTGTACTGTGAACaacaacagaagactgaacaAAACCACTCAGTCGCCATCCAGCACCCACTGTgtcctcctggcagcagggagcactCAATGAACTGTTTCCAGTAGGGTCCTGAAGGTACAAGCCCcatcctggcagcaggaggccCTCCCACTGTGGCactcacattctctgaaaaatccctttgcccaggatttttctcctgggaagctgagaagcctcagagaaaagggaaacaattattatctcatttgcttctcctgtgttttgcttctctggaatgtgtttggagattgtttacaggtgattgtttcattggattctggtgtgagttgttttcactcattggccagTCAGGGcaaagctgtgtcaggactctggagagagtcaggagttttcattattatctttttagcattgtgtAAGTtgcctttctgtattctttagtatagttacTATAGTATCccttaatataatatagtaccTTAAAATAATAAgttagccttctgagaacatggagtcagattcatcattccttcctgccacaagGGTCCCCACAAACACAATCTCACATCCTCCCTTACACCATTTAAAGGGAGACTCCTCTGGAGGAACAGCCAAGACACAGCCAAATGGTTGACAGTTGaacttttctctctcctttgctTCTTTTGCATTCCAAAAACTATAGTCTTAATTCTCTATGTTA
This genomic interval carries:
- the CEP152 gene encoding centrosomal protein of 152 kDa gives rise to the protein MSLDFDSGALQTQHEDEDYDQEDYAREQELQQLLTDLPHDMLEDSGDQLSSYSDCSIQETEEQSHEPGKLDGRWKDHPLITDPPSGYEQGQNLYPEQFLCDQQTDHGEKHGKNWNGLHNDEEKKHLYDVKEDYCGQDGQDDPDHVYLGRDGFNSPSCYQENNVYHLPENFRPYTNGHKPEFDNQQNKILNFSDDPKEHLKQFVASDVVNGQSPESYKVTYKPYQNGIHQNIPGIQEGNRRNEVFEGLQHEFLGNDENSSENMQILQLQVLNKARERQLEELNEKLEKSAQQIRYLNHQLSMVKDEKDGLALSLHESQKLYQNGKERETHLEGQIKALETQIQTLTTNEEQILKQSKVAEVAMESMQKQLLELQRSDALQRAREQHEAIISALKQKYEQQVLALEQKLDTTQSALREQKELCKNLGEHVKQLEKLLEETKCEKTEIINRLTRSLEESQKQCANLLQTGSMQETNQLRFQLQQAQSAQMISNNMNKALQEELMELKEEIALYESAAKLGVFLNDAGGERPTSLGDSYVELGIKNITGKKPKFCSAIQNRDMDKELSKDEIIVELKAELERLLNSNKMKRNQITQLQNSLKDCQKTLEEYKQLKAEKASRDSEPVTNLKDASDNLKEEVLRLKKANEALLQQVEAHTSTIEELKENEEKLKSLNQDLCCQMRKMVQEFDHDKQEAIDRCERTYQQHHEDTKAHFEKELMERFAVEKQLLLQTSEETISQLKDNIEELNKEITAVKECYIGVCQEKETLETTLRQKFQQEQQLKEEKLKKQLLEEKELSLKLLRTELEEEHIRSMAAAKKQWLEEKNQQVQEEVALAKVHWEKEEKENKEQVFAKLEREWQSRLEEVRRTVVECNDCSCQTDQVVDEASTKELEGTVEDQRLQIQKALKENTASEEALKAFQLELENKYCKNLASQVDAALAQACAKWLQEYKLNLKTEQEKWEKEHQKTTAEQLAMVLSAAEEKWKKEYESTETSGLRVKELEEKIISLRRELELKKEEIPAAVKAELAKARVQWNKEKQEEILQIQEQNERDYQSFLDDHRNRIKEVLATAKEDLAKQKNDLSIQKEAEIKMLLEQKQREWEAQEAKRLQDEMNGYEEKTLLELEYLLREIHEELVKCTQSKHSWKDKGFESHVQLTSQGKDKLKACLQKAYRTTVCTILEKKEREWQEKYEELVSNANKESYPYPQHGAGNTGDVARPPVCSVGHQAEAQRRLRRQTPLQEAGTDKENEMVPGAVIAQNSEMKTKLRDQGSPPRSLSREGISKPCASSDSVKGLEEMRAHYIEALSKIKCDMLCYIRESKERAAEMIKVEVLRERQETARKMRKYYLTCLQQLLTDDGKHEGAEKKIMDAASKLATMAKGLETPLRPIPQRKSARPALRLNSDPGGECCKRDCVLQSRSHHVESKSCSESSTEKGTDKVVQKRVPCDLRQQFDATQTKTQHVLCETVTSGIQNRNNSQNLDGSCRGALPGCYPNEDGRREKYGPVANIDKGPLCAVSNGDAPPFAGQGALQNMHIRRATNGHSSSGPTHHVLKSKNGRTGLKEDKCIQSCGKWKTKSKRSQEFDFKDPPERDEGSSSEWSSGNGSMYLDCGEMPLLYPQQKANTNIQAQTVDCEEFPHLRSFSPADENVTSRRDISSGSGKTLSTKSSTKVYSRGQQITNPEHTSFLNS